The following are from one region of the Biomphalaria glabrata chromosome 12, xgBioGlab47.1, whole genome shotgun sequence genome:
- the LOC106068157 gene encoding tyramine beta-hydroxylase-like encodes MAIRIIVSVLLASCVTSYRIYQKRIPNGDSVPHPCKANNVWEGVGHFNDEGAGFRNVFGEDFEKEGKIWTEALCRKDSDGDGLTNGQELGDPECVWKENTLPSRHVNITHPGICDPWNSPNCLSKNTSHSRYYNQEEWMKEMCKQRDFICPGINETDVHTVNFTIAPGTRVPAKETIYMCQYFDFRKMAPQDEYHLIAVKPIQDNKYVIHHMKLFACTDDSVSVNQEPFLCGAHPSPSCTTELSVWSVGLTGDCYHAMTGITIGNRGFKTFAISVHWNNPDIRSDWIDSSGMMAYFTNKKRPHEAGTYSLGPWQFLLPPRQPSVSITSTCPSQCTRKIIKNYMNVTSAWNHMHLAGKQMSIKIVRNKTEVLYLTNEMTYNYDSPELMLYSENPFQILPGDEIITKCTYSTSKRNSATIAGQSTFDEMCTGFLIYYPKENVENLDCFTYGPDVNRCDMSTYQGCSNLFNYSNTEWLNSTQMYRDLVSNCRRYGPCFKECLDSILRLKNSNPCLNGEIFDYIKQHMWYSSVIGQELLSLFSSCAVEVYKALENTNTASTNTATAPTPNKDTAGNNLGTTTKPLVLTFYLVIAFVFSIFIHMSS; translated from the exons ATGGCCATTCG AATAATTGTCAGTGTACTTCTGGCATCTTGTGTGACGTCCTACAGAATCTATCAAAAGCGTATCCCTAATGGAGATTCTGTTCCTCACCCATGCAAAGCAAACAATGTCTGGGAAGGTGTTGGACATTTCAACGACGAGGGCGCAGGTTTTAGGAATGTTTTTGGTGAAGATTTTGAAAAGGAGGGAAAA ATCTGGACAGAAGCATTGTGTCGTAAAGACTCCGATGGTGATGGACTGACCAACGGTCAAGAACTCGGTGATCCAGAGTGTGTCTGGAAAGAAAACACATTGCCTAGCAGACATGTTAACATAACACATCCAG GTATCTGTGACCCATGGAACTCTCCCAATTGTTTGTCTAAGAATACTTCACATTCAAGATATTACAATCAAGAAGAATGGATGAAAGAAATGTGTAAACAGAGAGACTTTATTTGCCCTGGAATCAATGAAACAG ATGTACATACAGTGAACTTCACCATTGCTCCTGGAACTCGAGTACCTGCCAAAGAAACCATCTATATGTGTCAGTACTTTGACTTTCGGAAAATGGCGCCACAAGACGAGTATCATTTAATAGCAGTAAAACCGATTCAAGACAATAAATACGTCATTCACCACATGAAACTGTTTGCCTGCACAG ATGACAGCGTGTCCGTCAACCAGGAACCTTTCCTCTGTGGTGCTCATCCCTCACCAAGTTGTACTACCGAGTTGAGTGTTTGGTCTGTTGGTTTGACTGGAGACTGTTATCATGCAATGACTGGAATCACCATAGGGAACAGAGGATTTAAAACTTTCGCCATTTCG GTCCATTGGAATAATCCTGATATCAGATCTGACTGGATCGATAGTTCTGGAATGATGGCATACTTTACCAACAAAAA GAGACCTCATGAAGCTGGCACTTATTCTCTAGGACCTTGGCAATTTTTATTGCCCCCTAGGCAACCTTCAGTTAGCATTACATCAACTTGCCCATCGCAATGTACAAGAAAAATAATCAAGAACTATATGAATGTAACATCAGCATGGAATCATATGCACCTGGCAG GGAAGCAAATGTCTATTAAAATAGTGAGAAATAAAACGGAAGTGTTGTATTTGACCAATGAGATGACCTATAATTATGACAGCCCAGAACTTATGCTTTA CTCAGAGAATCCTTTTCAAATTTTGCCTGGAGATGAGATTATAACCAAATGTACATACAGTACGAGCAAGAGAAATAGCGCCACGATCGCTGGTCAATCAACATTCGATGAAATGTGCACTGGCTTCTTAATTTACTATCCAAAGGAAAATGTTGAAAACTTGGACTGTTTTACTTACGGTCCTGATGTCAA TCGCTGTGACATGTCCACCTATCAAGGCTGCTCCAACCTCTTCAACTATTCGAACACAGAATGGCTTAATTCAACCCAGATGTATCGTGACCTGGTCAGTAACTGCAGACGTTATGGACCGTGTTTTAAAGAATGCCTGGACTCTATTTTACGTTTGAAAAATAGCAATCCTTGTTTAAATGGAGAGATTTTCGATTATATAAAG caaCACATGTGGTATTCATCAGTCATTGGCCAGGAACTTCTGTCTCTTTTCTCTTCTTGTGCCGTTGAAGTGTACAAAGCCTTAGAGAACACCAACACAGCTTCCACCAACACAGCTACTGCTCCAACTCCTAATAAGGATACTGCGGGAAATAACTTGGGAACCACTACAAAGCcattagttttaacattttatctTGTCATTGCGTTTGTgttttctatatttatacacATGTCATCCTAA